One region of Bacteroidota bacterium genomic DNA includes:
- the metH gene encoding methionine synthase, with amino-acid sequence MPNNKLSGLNSASASEAALRAALQQRILVIDGAMGTMIQRYRLEENDYRGKRFSDFKKLLKGNNDLLSITQPHIIEEIHLQYLDAGADIIETNTFNAQRISLADYGMEDLSYELNFESARIAKSALKKFQEKFPEQSRPDKWVAGALGPTNRTLSLSPDVNNPGYRAVSFDEVVFAYTEQTRGLVDGGCDVLLVETIFDTMNAKAALVAIQNVFEEKNISFPVMISGTITDASGRTLSGQTVEAFLNSVSHVNLLSIGLNCALGAKEMRPHIEELSEKASFYVSAYPNAGLPNQFGEYDETPEHMGHQIEDFLKSGFLNIVGGCCGTTPDHIRKIAKIAATVPPRPIPSIEPYLRISGLEAVTLRPESNFMNIGERTNVTGSKKFLRLIKEEKFDEALSVAREQVEGGAQAIDINMDEGMLDGVQAMSTYLHLLAAEPDIAKLPIVIDSSKFPVIEAGLKCTQGKSIVNSISLKEGEKEFIRQAKTVRRYGAAVIVMAFDEQGQADTLSRRIEICARAYKILTEQINFPPQDIIFDPNIFPVATGMEEHRKNAVDYFEATRWIKANLPFAKISGGVSNVSFSFRGNDIVREAIHSAFLYHGIRAGMDMGIVNPSQLQVYDDIPKDLLERVEDVLLDRRDDATERLITYAESLKGIVRQKEEKDEEWRKGTPEARLSHALVHGITEFIEQDLEDARKKFPVTLQLIEGPLMDGMNIVGDLFGAGKMFLPQVVKSARVMKKAVAYLEPYLKAEKDAAILAGNSTGLKGKGKVLMATVKGDVHDIGKNIVGVVLACNNYEIIDLGVMVPAEKILEAARREKVDVIGLSGLITPSLDEMVHVAKEMEREGFQIPLLIGGATTSKVHTAVKIESHYSHPVVHVNDASRSVAVVSNLLSADLRDKFVQDTKDEYARTREYHKQSRAATKYIPLDLARRNKMNSDWSAIEISKPAMTGTEVFTDYPLEEIAQYIDWTPFFISWEMKGSYPKILNDPERGAEAKKLFADANEMLQRIIREKWLQANAVIGIFPAVSEADDIHVLDEHGHTKEVFYTLRQQSQKPDNTANLALSDFILPIAHSSLAHQTIEVAAMARAPHSVEEFSNANKKSGRIDHLPESDYIGAFAVTTGIGIEKWIEKFEREHDDYSSIMLKALADRLAEAFAELLHTRVRREFWGYAKDENLETEQIIREEYRGIRPAPGYPAQPDHTEKLTIWKLLNVEENTGIHLTESLAMYPTAAVSGLYFAHPDSKYFGLGKIERDQVQDYAKRKGMSVEEVERWLGSVLAYSA; translated from the coding sequence ATGCCCAACAACAAACTTTCCGGTTTAAATTCTGCTTCTGCATCAGAAGCCGCGCTGCGTGCCGCTTTGCAACAACGTATTCTTGTTATCGATGGTGCAATGGGCACCATGATTCAGCGATACCGTCTTGAAGAAAATGATTATCGGGGAAAACGTTTCAGTGATTTCAAAAAATTACTGAAAGGGAATAATGATCTCCTGTCTATCACGCAGCCACATATCATTGAAGAAATTCACCTGCAGTATCTTGATGCGGGAGCTGACATCATTGAAACAAATACATTCAACGCGCAACGTATATCACTCGCCGATTATGGAATGGAAGACCTCAGCTATGAGCTGAATTTCGAATCTGCCCGCATTGCGAAAAGCGCATTGAAAAAATTCCAGGAAAAATTTCCGGAACAGTCACGTCCTGATAAATGGGTAGCCGGAGCACTCGGACCAACCAATCGAACTCTTTCATTGTCTCCGGATGTCAACAACCCGGGCTACAGGGCCGTTAGTTTTGATGAAGTGGTTTTTGCTTACACAGAACAAACACGTGGATTGGTGGATGGTGGTTGCGATGTATTGCTGGTGGAAACAATTTTCGATACCATGAATGCAAAAGCAGCATTGGTCGCGATACAAAATGTTTTTGAGGAAAAAAATATCAGCTTCCCGGTAATGATCTCCGGAACCATCACTGATGCCAGCGGAAGAACTTTGTCAGGACAAACTGTCGAAGCGTTTTTGAATTCCGTCTCCCATGTGAATTTGCTGAGCATTGGTTTGAACTGTGCACTCGGCGCTAAAGAAATGCGTCCGCACATTGAGGAGCTTTCAGAAAAAGCGTCATTCTATGTAAGCGCTTATCCGAATGCCGGATTACCCAACCAGTTCGGGGAGTATGATGAAACTCCGGAACACATGGGACATCAGATTGAAGATTTCCTGAAGAGCGGATTTTTAAATATTGTTGGTGGCTGTTGTGGAACGACTCCGGATCACATCCGTAAAATCGCAAAGATTGCCGCTACAGTTCCTCCAAGACCCATTCCTTCAATTGAACCCTATCTGCGTATCAGTGGACTTGAGGCTGTGACCCTGCGTCCTGAATCCAATTTCATGAATATTGGTGAAAGAACAAATGTTACCGGCTCCAAAAAATTTCTTCGACTCATTAAGGAAGAAAAATTTGACGAAGCATTATCAGTCGCGCGCGAACAGGTTGAAGGAGGAGCACAGGCAATCGATATCAATATGGATGAAGGAATGCTGGATGGAGTACAGGCAATGTCCACCTATCTCCATCTCCTGGCAGCCGAGCCCGATATCGCGAAACTCCCGATTGTAATTGATTCTTCAAAATTTCCAGTGATCGAAGCAGGACTGAAATGCACTCAAGGGAAATCCATCGTGAATTCTATCTCACTCAAAGAAGGCGAAAAGGAATTTATTCGTCAGGCAAAAACGGTGAGACGTTATGGTGCTGCTGTGATCGTCATGGCTTTTGATGAACAGGGGCAGGCAGATACATTGTCAAGACGAATTGAAATTTGTGCCAGAGCATATAAAATACTTACTGAGCAAATTAATTTCCCTCCGCAAGACATCATTTTCGATCCGAATATTTTTCCTGTAGCGACAGGAATGGAAGAACACAGAAAAAACGCTGTTGATTATTTTGAAGCGACACGATGGATCAAAGCAAACCTTCCATTTGCAAAAATCAGCGGAGGCGTTAGCAATGTTTCGTTTTCATTCCGTGGAAATGATATTGTCAGGGAAGCCATCCATTCCGCTTTTCTGTATCATGGAATTCGGGCGGGAATGGATATGGGAATTGTAAATCCGAGTCAGCTTCAGGTCTATGATGATATACCAAAGGATCTTCTGGAGCGGGTGGAAGACGTACTTCTCGACCGACGTGATGATGCGACAGAAAGACTGATAACGTATGCGGAATCACTGAAGGGAATTGTTCGTCAGAAAGAAGAAAAGGATGAAGAATGGAGGAAGGGAACTCCGGAAGCCCGACTGAGTCATGCATTGGTGCATGGTATTACCGAATTTATTGAACAGGATCTGGAAGATGCTCGCAAAAAATTCCCGGTTACATTGCAATTGATCGAAGGTCCTTTGATGGATGGAATGAATATCGTCGGCGATCTTTTTGGAGCAGGAAAAATGTTCCTGCCACAGGTGGTCAAGAGCGCCCGTGTAATGAAAAAGGCGGTGGCTTATCTCGAACCTTACCTGAAAGCGGAAAAAGACGCGGCTATTCTAGCCGGAAATTCTACCGGACTGAAGGGTAAGGGTAAAGTTCTTATGGCCACGGTGAAAGGAGATGTACATGATATCGGGAAAAATATCGTAGGTGTTGTTCTTGCGTGTAATAACTATGAGATTATTGATCTCGGTGTGATGGTTCCTGCGGAGAAAATTCTCGAAGCTGCACGAAGAGAAAAAGTAGATGTGATCGGATTGAGCGGACTCATCACACCATCTTTGGATGAAATGGTTCATGTCGCGAAAGAAATGGAACGTGAAGGGTTTCAGATTCCATTACTGATCGGTGGAGCTACAACCTCTAAAGTTCATACCGCTGTAAAAATTGAATCGCATTACAGTCATCCGGTTGTTCATGTGAACGATGCGTCCAGGAGTGTCGCCGTAGTCAGCAATTTACTCTCTGCTGATTTACGTGATAAATTTGTTCAGGATACAAAGGATGAATATGCGAGAACCCGGGAGTATCACAAGCAATCAAGAGCGGCTACCAAATACATTCCTCTTGATCTTGCACGGAGAAATAAAATGAATTCGGATTGGTCGGCAATTGAAATTTCAAAACCGGCAATGACCGGAACAGAGGTTTTTACCGATTATCCACTGGAAGAAATTGCTCAGTACATCGACTGGACACCATTTTTCATCAGTTGGGAAATGAAAGGTTCATATCCGAAAATATTGAATGATCCTGAGCGTGGAGCTGAAGCGAAAAAATTGTTCGCGGACGCGAATGAAATGCTACAGCGAATAATCCGGGAGAAATGGTTGCAGGCGAACGCCGTGATTGGAATATTTCCGGCTGTTTCAGAGGCAGATGATATACATGTTCTGGATGAACACGGTCATACAAAAGAAGTGTTTTATACTCTTCGTCAGCAGTCTCAAAAACCTGACAATACAGCCAACCTTGCATTGTCGGATTTCATTCTTCCGATTGCACATTCTTCTCTCGCTCATCAGACGATTGAGGTTGCAGCGATGGCCAGGGCTCCGCATTCCGTTGAGGAATTTTCTAATGCAAACAAAAAATCAGGTCGCATCGATCATCTGCCGGAATCTGATTACATCGGAGCATTCGCGGTAACTACAGGTATTGGTATCGAAAAATGGATCGAGAAATTTGAACGGGAGCATGATGATTATTCTTCCATCATGTTGAAGGCTCTGGCTGATCGTCTGGCGGAAGCATTTGCTGAATTACTGCATACACGTGTTCGCAGAGAATTCTGGGGATATGCTAAAGATGAAAATCTGGAAACGGAACAAATTATCAGGGAAGAATACCGTGGCATTCGTCCGGCTCCCGGATATCCTGCTCAGCCTGATCATACAGAGAAACTTACCATTTGGAAATTACTTAATGTTGAAGAAAACACAGGGATTCACCTCACCGAAAGTCTGGCCATGTATCCTACTGCTGCAGTCAGCGGTTTGTATTTTGCTCACCCGGATTCAAAGTATTTTGGTCTCGGAAAAATTGAACGCGACCAGGTACAGGATTATGCGAAGAGGAAAGGAATGTCTGTGGAAGAAGTGGAAAGATGGTTGGGTTCGGTGTTAGCATATTCTGCTTAG
- a CDS encoding PadR family transcriptional regulator, which produces MYSSELVKGTLKTIVLKLLSEHKEMYGYEITQKVKDITGGKIQITEGALYPTLHALENDGLLSTETMNIGKRVRKYYSLTKKGRSSAEEKISELSDFLNTMKFLLDIKTSQG; this is translated from the coding sequence ATGTATTCATCAGAACTCGTCAAAGGCACACTAAAAACCATCGTCCTCAAATTGCTCTCAGAGCATAAGGAAATGTATGGGTATGAAATCACTCAGAAGGTGAAGGATATTACCGGTGGTAAAATTCAAATTACAGAAGGGGCGTTGTATCCTACTTTACACGCGCTGGAAAATGATGGTTTACTCAGTACCGAAACCATGAACATCGGAAAGCGGGTCCGCAAATATTATTCACTGACAAAAAAAGGCAGATCCTCCGCGGAAGAAAAGATTAGTGAATTATCGGACTTCCTCAATACAATGAAATTTCTGCTTGACATTAAAACATCACAGGGATGA
- a CDS encoding TolC family protein translates to MNYRFTGKLFLIFFLGTLVANAQNPWTLQQCIDYALEHNLQVKQTDLSVQNSKAQVDQSLAGFFPSLNGSASHNYYYGRSIDPYTNGFTTQQVQSNSFGISSSISVFEGLQLQNTLKQSRLTYLSSQYDLKKIQNDISLNVVTAYLQVLYTKEILAFTTDLVDASRVQRDKIKRMMELGSVSKGNLLEMESQLAADETRLAQAQSSADQALLTLTQLLELESTKDFRLESPVVSVPPVNADVMNAEIIYAAALTNQPDIKASEYKLAAAEKGLSISRGALYPRLFASGNISTSYSTSSKEVASYTIGLPTASFSGFTSAGDSVFSIVPNVTPNLEQSPFRDQLNNNLGKSVGFTLQVPLFNGWATRSSIKRSKINLEQTRLGHEMTKKNLYKSVQQAVLDAMSAYRQHEATQKGVAAMEEAFSYSQQKYDLGLISSYDYLQAKNNLAKAKADLLQAKFDYIFRLKILDFYQGKPLTF, encoded by the coding sequence ATGAACTACCGTTTCACAGGTAAACTGTTTTTAATTTTCTTCCTGGGTACACTTGTCGCGAATGCACAAAACCCGTGGACTTTGCAGCAATGCATCGACTATGCGCTGGAGCATAATCTTCAGGTAAAACAAACTGATCTCAGTGTGCAGAACAGCAAAGCACAAGTGGACCAAAGCCTGGCAGGTTTTTTCCCGAGTCTTAATGGAAGTGCTTCGCACAACTATTATTATGGACGGAGTATCGACCCGTACACAAACGGATTTACCACGCAGCAGGTACAGTCGAACTCTTTCGGTATCAGCAGCAGTATTTCTGTATTTGAAGGACTTCAGTTACAGAATACACTTAAGCAAAGCCGGCTGACGTATTTAAGTAGTCAATACGACCTGAAAAAAATCCAGAACGATATTTCACTCAATGTGGTAACGGCCTATCTACAGGTTTTGTATACAAAGGAGATTCTTGCTTTTACAACCGACCTGGTAGATGCTTCTCGTGTGCAACGTGATAAAATAAAGCGCATGATGGAATTGGGTTCTGTTTCGAAAGGGAATTTACTGGAGATGGAATCACAACTGGCGGCAGATGAAACCCGGCTCGCTCAGGCACAATCCAGCGCTGATCAGGCATTACTTACATTAACCCAATTATTAGAATTGGAATCGACAAAAGATTTCCGTTTGGAATCTCCTGTGGTGAGTGTGCCTCCTGTAAACGCGGATGTCATGAATGCCGAAATCATTTATGCAGCTGCACTTACAAACCAACCTGATATAAAAGCATCCGAATACAAACTTGCCGCTGCTGAAAAAGGACTTTCCATTTCACGTGGTGCTTTGTACCCTCGTCTTTTCGCGAGTGGAAATATCAGTACGAGTTATTCAACATCCAGTAAAGAAGTTGCCAGCTACACCATTGGCCTCCCAACAGCTAGTTTCTCCGGTTTTACCAGTGCAGGAGATTCTGTATTTTCCATTGTACCCAATGTAACGCCGAATCTGGAGCAATCTCCTTTCCGTGATCAGTTGAATAATAACCTGGGCAAATCGGTTGGTTTTACGCTTCAGGTACCTTTATTCAATGGTTGGGCTACACGTTCATCCATTAAACGTTCAAAAATTAATCTTGAGCAAACCCGGCTTGGTCATGAAATGACCAAAAAGAATCTCTACAAAAGTGTACAACAAGCGGTATTAGACGCGATGTCTGCCTACCGTCAGCATGAAGCTACACAAAAAGGTGTGGCAGCAATGGAAGAAGCATTTTCATACAGTCAGCAGAAATACGATTTGGGTTTAATCAGTTCTTACGATTATCTCCAGGCAAAAAATAACCTGGCGAAAGCCAAAGCGGATTTACTCCAGGCAAAATTCGATTATATTTTCAGATTGAAAATTCTGGATTTCTATCAGGGAAAACCATTGACCTTCTAA
- a CDS encoding efflux RND transporter periplasmic adaptor subunit: MAKNNKLMKWLIIVVVVLLAIAVIGKRAGWFGGQEKKQVVVEQVEKRDITEIVSASGKIQPEVEVKISPDVSGEIVELNVKEGDRVKKGQLLVRILPDIYQSYLDRSVATLNATKANSENAKSRIVQAKSQFEKAKLTYDRNKKLFDEKLISASDWETVKSAFEVAKAEVDAAEQSLSGADFNIRSAEASVKEAQDNLRKTSIFAPVDGTISKLNIEKGERVVGTSQMAGTEMMTLANLNEMEVNVDVNENDIVRVNVGDTANIEVDAYLGKKFKGVVTEVANSANISGLSVDQVTNFTVKVRILRESYEQILDPEHPSRSVFNPGMSATVDIMTKKARGVLSVPIQAVTTRDTTVGGGGKMNENGDEMQDEEAVRVKNEKEDKAKTPVESKEVECVFVVENESVKLVPVEIGIQDNNYIEIKKGLTSSQKVVSAPYSAIAKLLKSGDAIEVVKKEQLYSKDKK; this comes from the coding sequence ATGGCAAAGAATAACAAACTAATGAAATGGCTGATCATTGTTGTGGTCGTGCTTCTGGCAATTGCAGTCATTGGAAAAAGAGCCGGTTGGTTTGGCGGACAGGAAAAGAAACAGGTAGTTGTTGAACAGGTGGAAAAGCGTGATATCACCGAAATTGTATCTGCCAGCGGAAAAATTCAACCTGAAGTAGAAGTGAAAATCAGTCCGGATGTATCCGGTGAAATCGTTGAACTTAATGTGAAAGAAGGTGACCGGGTAAAAAAAGGACAGCTCCTTGTGCGCATTCTTCCGGATATCTATCAGTCTTACCTGGATCGTTCTGTCGCAACTTTGAATGCTACAAAAGCAAATTCCGAGAATGCAAAATCAAGAATCGTTCAGGCTAAATCACAATTTGAAAAAGCAAAACTCACTTACGACCGGAATAAAAAATTATTTGACGAAAAATTAATTTCCGCTTCCGATTGGGAAACAGTTAAATCCGCTTTCGAGGTTGCAAAAGCTGAGGTTGATGCCGCAGAACAAAGTCTTTCAGGTGCTGATTTCAATATCCGTAGTGCGGAAGCATCCGTGAAAGAGGCTCAGGATAATCTCCGCAAAACTTCAATCTTCGCTCCTGTGGATGGCACGATCTCCAAACTTAATATAGAAAAAGGTGAACGTGTTGTAGGAACTTCCCAAATGGCCGGTACCGAAATGATGACACTCGCCAATCTGAATGAAATGGAAGTAAATGTTGACGTGAACGAAAATGATATTGTAAGGGTGAATGTTGGCGATACAGCCAATATCGAAGTTGATGCTTATCTCGGAAAAAAATTCAAGGGTGTCGTTACTGAAGTGGCTAATTCCGCGAATATATCCGGACTAAGTGTTGATCAGGTTACAAATTTCACGGTGAAGGTGAGAATCCTTCGCGAATCATATGAACAAATTCTGGACCCTGAACACCCAAGTCGTTCTGTATTCAACCCGGGAATGTCAGCTACAGTTGATATCATGACCAAAAAAGCAAGAGGTGTACTTTCTGTTCCGATTCAGGCAGTAACAACCCGCGACACCACAGTCGGCGGAGGAGGTAAAATGAATGAAAACGGCGATGAAATGCAGGACGAAGAGGCAGTTCGTGTGAAGAATGAAAAAGAAGACAAAGCCAAAACTCCTGTCGAGTCAAAAGAAGTTGAATGCGTATTTGTCGTGGAGAATGAATCGGTGAAATTGGTTCCGGTTGAAATTGGTATTCAGGATAATAATTACATCGAAATAAAGAAAGGCCTCACCTCTTCCCAAAAAGTAGTGTCAGCTCCTTATAGCGCGATTGCAAAGCTGCTGAAAAGCGGTGATGCCATTGAAGTGGTAAAAAAAGAACAACTCTATAGCAAGGATAAAAAATAA
- the tsaB gene encoding tRNA (adenosine(37)-N6)-threonylcarbamoyltransferase complex dimerization subunit type 1 TsaB, translated as MGLILSIETATSVCSVAIGRDGELLALKEIHEGFSHAEKLTRCIETVCEEASVLLADLDAIAVSSGPGSYTGLRIGVSTAKGLCFALDLPLISVPTLYGIAFGLRKKLVKENANVLSTKESKRKIYLIPMIDARRMEVYTSLYDIHLNVLSATHAEIIDEASFSELRADGHVFFAGDGAVKLDQIFGDSEKVSIHADVLPSAAFFVAEAERKLVNGETENTSIFEPFYLKEYIPGKSKGQ; from the coding sequence ATGGGCCTCATTTTATCAATAGAAACAGCTACATCAGTCTGCTCTGTCGCGATCGGCAGGGATGGAGAGCTGCTTGCTTTGAAAGAAATTCATGAAGGCTTTTCTCATGCTGAAAAGCTTACCCGATGTATCGAAACAGTCTGCGAGGAAGCTTCTGTACTTCTCGCCGATTTGGACGCCATTGCAGTCAGCAGTGGTCCAGGTTCCTATACGGGATTACGGATTGGTGTAAGTACAGCCAAAGGACTTTGTTTTGCCCTGGACCTGCCATTGATTTCTGTCCCTACTCTTTACGGAATTGCATTTGGACTTCGAAAGAAACTGGTGAAAGAAAATGCCAATGTACTTTCAACAAAGGAATCAAAGAGGAAAATTTATTTAATTCCAATGATTGATGCCCGTCGGATGGAGGTGTACACATCTCTATATGATATTCATTTAAATGTTTTATCAGCAACCCATGCTGAGATTATTGATGAGGCATCTTTTTCGGAATTACGAGCTGATGGACATGTTTTTTTTGCCGGTGACGGAGCTGTCAAACTGGACCAGATTTTTGGAGATTCAGAAAAAGTGTCTATCCATGCAGATGTCTTGCCATCTGCAGCTTTCTTTGTTGCTGAAGCGGAACGAAAATTAGTAAACGGAGAGACAGAAAACACTTCAATTTTCGAACCCTTCTATTTGAAGGAATATATCCCTGGCAAAAGTAAGGGGCAATAA
- a CDS encoding tetratricopeptide repeat protein: protein MSIKFSRIHFIWAFLLFGFFSCSQPSQNDPALKGLEERPFVIINQGFVLDTNNAEESYKILSTIENQSIVDTIYAQLIHKLIEQTRYELALEHLQRYKKSLKPGNFKMQAFVQSHLGEVYYYTAHYDSAAPYLEASCQFYKVLTDSSSLARVYNTLGSVYSFKGDFAKSAEYRYKALGLYEQLGDSSNVNLVKIDLGDNFYDQEDFTKAIECYNTAQRYFLSVGDSVNIAGAHACLASVYQQMKDIPNALYHAKASVAIQRILKDESGLPESLNSLAVTYMRNKEWERAVPFLKEAFYYIEKSNDAKELPPILHNIGVCQSELGHLDSAEATFKKSIDISDKSGQRSGVLNTYKSLYKLSKKKKDFEAAADYLMTIMNLKDSLYDSEKTKIINELSVNYETEKKEEQITDLNQNTKIAEQRKKILIIGITLISLLAFMVVLYLVSRNRKNKQLFEARSLIHEQELSSVKRELEINKIRLQDFTQNLISKTTLIEELEAKLRAGSYTQSMTDDQFHSYVDEFSKMKLMTETDWNQFRLYFDSVYPGLIQKVTTSFNQITSAELRLFLLIKLSIGNKEISAMLAISPDSVKKTRYRLKKKLNLPEEASLDDFVMTFH, encoded by the coding sequence ATGTCGATCAAATTTTCCCGGATTCATTTTATCTGGGCATTCTTACTTTTTGGTTTCTTCTCCTGTAGCCAGCCTTCACAAAATGATCCTGCTTTAAAAGGGCTGGAAGAAAGACCTTTTGTGATCATTAATCAGGGATTTGTTTTAGATACAAACAATGCGGAAGAGTCATATAAAATTCTGAGCACAATTGAAAATCAGTCAATTGTTGATACAATTTATGCACAGCTTATTCATAAATTAATTGAACAAACCCGTTATGAACTTGCCTTGGAGCATTTGCAGAGATATAAGAAATCCCTGAAGCCCGGAAATTTCAAAATGCAGGCTTTTGTACAATCTCATTTGGGTGAAGTTTATTATTACACAGCACATTATGACAGTGCGGCTCCATATCTTGAAGCCAGTTGTCAATTTTATAAAGTACTGACAGATTCATCTTCCCTTGCCAGAGTTTACAATACCCTTGGATCTGTTTATTCATTTAAAGGTGATTTTGCAAAAAGTGCCGAATACAGGTATAAGGCATTGGGATTGTATGAACAACTTGGCGACTCTTCGAATGTAAACCTGGTGAAGATTGATTTGGGTGATAATTTTTACGATCAGGAAGATTTCACAAAAGCGATAGAATGTTACAATACCGCACAAAGGTATTTTCTGAGTGTTGGTGATTCGGTAAATATTGCCGGAGCGCATGCATGTCTTGCTTCTGTTTATCAGCAAATGAAAGACATTCCTAATGCACTCTACCATGCGAAAGCTTCCGTTGCAATTCAACGAATACTAAAAGATGAATCAGGGCTACCGGAATCGCTGAATTCATTGGCGGTTACTTATATGAGAAACAAAGAGTGGGAGAGGGCAGTTCCATTTCTGAAAGAAGCTTTTTATTATATTGAAAAATCGAATGACGCAAAGGAACTCCCACCAATACTTCATAATATTGGTGTATGTCAGTCTGAACTGGGTCATTTGGATTCCGCCGAGGCCACATTTAAAAAATCAATAGATATATCCGATAAAAGCGGTCAGCGTTCGGGTGTATTAAATACATATAAAAGTCTTTATAAATTATCGAAAAAGAAGAAAGATTTCGAAGCCGCGGCTGATTATTTGATGACCATCATGAATCTGAAAGATTCATTGTATGATTCGGAGAAAACGAAAATAATCAATGAGTTGAGTGTAAATTATGAAACTGAAAAGAAAGAAGAGCAAATCACGGATCTAAATCAAAATACAAAGATAGCTGAGCAGAGAAAGAAGATTCTGATCATCGGGATTACATTAATTTCTCTTCTCGCTTTCATGGTTGTTCTCTATCTGGTTAGCAGGAACAGGAAAAACAAACAATTGTTTGAAGCAAGAAGCCTGATACACGAGCAGGAATTGAGTTCTGTGAAGCGCGAGCTTGAAATCAATAAAATCAGGTTACAGGATTTTACTCAGAACCTGATCAGCAAAACAACGCTCATTGAAGAGTTGGAAGCGAAACTTCGAGCAGGCTCATACACCCAATCCATGACGGATGACCAGTTTCATTCGTACGTTGATGAATTTTCAAAAATGAAACTGATGACGGAAACTGATTGGAATCAGTTCCGCCTCTATTTTGATTCTGTTTATCCGGGATTGATCCAGAAAGTCACTACATCCTTCAATCAGATTACATCCGCTGAATTAAGATTGTTTCTTTTGATTAAATTGTCAATTGGTAACAAAGAGATTTCCGCGATGCTTGCTATTTCTCCCGACAGCGTAAAGAAGACACGTTACCGCCTGAAGAAAAAACTGAATTTGCCGGAGGAGGCCAGCCTGGATGATTTTGTCATGACATTTCATTAA
- a CDS encoding response regulator transcription factor has protein sequence MHKKEENNEVRTVLCGFPNLFAQWLSAHLSKKDNIKISAILPDIRSYNGNTMREHDLLLVRINTPDEIISLPDQSYNQKRLLVWWSGQTINDEIMIELVNAGASGILADHHLLEDIEEAILNVSEYKVHMNDLLSNALFHYCRKQNIIGGNHIGREISFSEREKKVIELRKAGYTSKAIAEQLFLSKKTVDKVFCDLYRRLECTNFFEVLERYERKTTIHYRNYF, from the coding sequence ATGCATAAAAAAGAAGAAAACAATGAAGTGCGCACCGTCTTGTGCGGCTTTCCAAATTTATTTGCGCAATGGCTCTCCGCGCATTTATCAAAAAAAGACAACATCAAAATATCAGCAATACTGCCTGACATTCGCTCCTACAATGGCAATACAATGAGAGAACACGATCTCCTCCTGGTCAGGATAAACACTCCGGATGAGATCATCTCTCTTCCGGATCAGAGTTATAATCAAAAAAGATTACTGGTCTGGTGGTCAGGACAAACAATTAATGATGAAATCATGATTGAACTGGTAAATGCCGGCGCTTCCGGGATTCTTGCTGATCATCACTTGCTGGAAGATATAGAAGAAGCCATTCTGAATGTTTCAGAATATAAAGTACATATGAATGACCTTCTGAGCAATGCACTATTTCATTATTGTAGAAAGCAAAACATCATTGGAGGAAATCACATCGGCAGGGAAATTTCCTTCAGTGAAAGGGAAAAAAAAGTGATTGAACTCCGTAAAGCCGGATACACATCCAAAGCAATTGCCGAACAATTATTCCTGAGTAAGAAAACTGTCGACAAAGTATTTTGTGATTTGTACAGACGTCTTGAGTGTACAAACTTTTTTGAAGTATTGGAACGGTACGAGAGGAAGACGACAATTCATTACCGAAACTATTTCTAA